A genomic region of Saccopteryx bilineata isolate mSacBil1 chromosome 1, mSacBil1_pri_phased_curated, whole genome shotgun sequence contains the following coding sequences:
- the THY1 gene encoding thy-1 membrane glycoprotein, with the protein MNPAISITLLLTVLQVASGQKVTTLTACLKDQSLRLDCQHENNSNVPMQYEFRLTRDSKKYVLFGNVGVPNPTYHSRTNFTSGNYNKVLHLSGFTTKDEGIYTCELRPSNQPHTVFNKNVSVLRDKLVKCEGMSLLIRDTSWLLLPLLSLPFLQAMDYISL; encoded by the exons ATGAACCCCGCCATCAGCATCACTCTCCTGCTAACAG TCTTGCAGGTGGCCAGTGGACAGAAGGTGACCACCCTGACAGCTTGTCTGAAGGACCAAAGCCTTCGTCTGGACTGCCAACATGAAAATAACTCCAATGTGCCCATGCAGTATGAGTTCAGACTGACTCGTGATTCAAAGAAGTACGTGCTCTTTGGCAATGTGGGGGTCCCTAATCCCACATACCACTCCCGAACCAATTTTACCAGCGGAAACTACAACAAGGTCCTCCACTTATCTGGTTTCACCACCAAGGATGAAGGGATATACACCTGCGAACTCCGCCCTTCTAATCAGCCCCATACCGTCTTCAACAAGAATGTCTCTGTGCTCAGAG ACAAACTGGTCAAGTGTGAAGGCATGAGCCTGCTGATCCGGGACACATCAtggctgctgctgcccctgctctCCCTGCCCTTCCTGCAGGCCATGGATTACATCTCCCTGTGA